A region of the Chloroflexota bacterium genome:
CACCGACGAACTGGTGAAACAGGGTGTACGCGGGATAGATGCCAGGCTGGAGCGTTTCCTTGTATCCAAGGGCAAGATGAGTCCGGAGGAGAAAGCGGCAGCAATGGGGCGAATCAGAGGATTCACTGCCATTGAGGAGGCAGTCAGAGAAATCGATTTCGCAATAGAAGCTGTCCCCGAGAGGATGCTCCTCAAGAAAGATGTCTTCCAGAAGATGGACAAGCATGCTCCTCAGGACGCAGTTCTGGCTTCCAACACATCCTTCCAGAACATCTCGGAGATGGCCTCGGCTACCGCCAGGCCAGAACGCGTGGTGGGGATGCATTTCTTCAACCCGGTCAACAGAATGC
Encoded here:
- a CDS encoding 3-hydroxyacyl-CoA dehydrogenase NAD-binding domain-containing protein, which translates into the protein MVARRISKAAVIGMGMMGSQLAEILALGKIEVAAVDATDELVKQGVRGIDARLERFLVSKGKMSPEEKAAAMGRIRGFTAIEEAVREIDFAIEAVPERMLLKKDVFQKMDKHAPQDAVLASNTSFQNISEMASATARPERVVGMHFFNPVNRM